In the genome of Xiphias gladius isolate SHS-SW01 ecotype Sanya breed wild chromosome 18, ASM1685928v1, whole genome shotgun sequence, the window CCTGAATTGGGAGTACATGTGACTGAATGGTGGAAGGTATATGGTCTTACAGCATGTACATACAGTGCCATGTAGTACAAAGTTACATAGTTTTCGTTTGAGGGTGTTTTTATGGACTGTGTAAACCCTGTGTGCACTTTTGAAAAGACAGACTGTGTGACACCCATCACTCCCGGATAAATGCAATATTAGAAATACACCATGTATTTGCCAATTACATAGTGGGTTCAAGTCTCTCTCCTTACCCCTTTGGAGACAGACTGGCAGAGCAGCTGCATCCAGTCGGCCATGTCCTGCTCATTGTAGGCGCTGAGCTCCAGTGGGGGGCGCTCTGTCAGGATGACTTGGAAGGCATGGGGACGCTCTGTGCTGTTTGAGCGACGGCAGCCTCCACAGTGCTCCCCTCTGTGGAGGAATAAGAGGGCCACAAAGAGCATGAAAATATAGCAGCGGTCATCATTGAAGACAGTGTTTTGAACAGTAAAAGCCTCAACGGGTTATATCCATCGCCAGTATCATCTTTCAGACAACTGAAGCTTACCCCATAGTGACAGACAGCAGAGGTATCACATCAGTTCTTTCTGCATACAGGTTAAGAATCCCTTTGCTGTAAGAAAAGAGGACAACTGTTTCTATTCACATACTCAGAAACTCATTATCTTGCATAAATatacaacattttaatgtaatcttTATAATGCATTTAAATCTAGACAGAATACACTGATATCTAAtaatggcaatgtcagtcacACAGTTgtttcaaaccatttttttctaGGTGGGCCTAAAAGGGTCACTGGTGAGGCCTTTTGGTTTATTAAAACGGTACCTCATGATTAAATCATTACCTCATTCATTTCCGATACTATTACGATTACTGTAACAGACAAGACCGCAGCCCCTACCCtgcattttatattattcattttgtaCCTCTGGACAGACTGGCAAGAAATCTGCTGGACTGCTTTGTTCTACACACAAAATAGAGCTCAAGCTTTCAGTAAGTCAGACATTGGCAGATGGTGAAAGGAGTGAAAAGCAATAGGAAATATTACTTCCAATATGCGCGACATCTTTCACTAAAGCAAAAGTGCGAAGTGGGGACATAAAAACTGGGGATTATGGTAAATGTGTTCTCAGATACCGTATGTTAGGTGTGAGTCTGAAATGCCATAAATATTACACTGTAATGTGACATGAATGCTTATGATTTTGTAAGAGAAAGTGAAACTGGAAACACATTATAATGTCATGTGCATCATATGTAGTATGGACTCCAACCtatgtatatttaaaagaaCATAACATTTTACCAGTAGAAAAGGGAACTGACGTGTTTGACCCGCCCATACCTGAGGACGAGGTAGCAGCTTTTCCACAGCTCTTTGCCGAGGTAGGTGGTTCCAGACCGGAAGTGCATAGTCCCTTCCTTGGTGTTGGAAGGTACTCCAGAACTTGGTGGGCCACCTTGGGGAGACAAAGTCATGTCCATAGGATCTTCCCAGTGGACCAGTGAATAGAGCTGGATAGACACTTCTGATACCTGGAAAAATAGGCAAGCATTAGTTTATCAGTGATTTGAAATCAGCCAAATAATATGAGAGCAGTAAAGCAGGGACTACCAACATTTTCTAGAATTACAGAAATACTACCATGTTATGGCTACTAAGccttttcaaagtaaaataatcaACATTAGTTGTTGTAAATGCAGATGATACACAATGTCACTACCCATGCACTTTCTTGGTAAATGAGAAAGTAGAAATTATTAAAAGGACCACAAGAGTGTTTTGAATGGTTTACTTCAAATCATGTATAATTTCCATCactgctgatcattttccaaagcatgaaactgttttagatTTCTGAATTGTGTACATTCCTTTCTACCTTCCAGACAACCcgtttttaaattcatttatgaTATGGAAACTGAATTACAGAGACTTGAGTTAGGTATTTATCACAGTGAGCATTATGTTGGATTTTTTGTTGACAAGATTAAGTTACTGCTGCATGGTGATACAATTCGATAAAGTCTGCACCGGATTACTGTGCAATTTTCATATGTAcacaaatataattaaatgcAATTTATCAGGTCATTTTTACTGCATTGGATCTTAAATCCATCTACAAAATATAATGATGTGCAGAAGTCAAAGTTATAGTCTGCCACACACTAGCTATGAGATGGGATAAAAAATTTCTTGTGTAAGATTTTCCTAAAAGTTGTTGCTCTTTTACTGGAGTCTCCACTAGAGTAGAGGTAGTCTGATCAGGTCAAAGAAACTTATGTTACATGTGTGCTGGCCTTCTCTCTGTAAAGGCCTGACCTGTGATGCAGATAAACTTTTCTTTACCTCACAGTGAGACTCCTGGGAGACAAACTTAGTGAGAGCCAGTTTTTCCATAGTGGCATCCGTCAGGACAGAGGGGTAAGGAGGCTCACGACAACCCTTCACCATGGCTGACTTGAGAACAGATAGGAACCAGCTGTATTTAAGAAGAGGGATGAACTGGATGAGGACAGAGGATGCGACAAGGATGCCATTTGTGATGTGCCCCATATTGCTCTATAAAGTCAATAGTTCTGCTCGGAAATGTACTGAAATACTTCTTTAACAGCTTATTATGGTTGTAATAGACTAGATTCATAGTCGACTCAAGATGGTCACTAGAATCCTGACCACAGATGCACACGAGTAGTTGAGATTTTGTGTGCATGCTGCCTATTTGCACAGGGAACCAAAAACAGTTGTGCATTGCTCAATGTTGGATGTTCTGAATAGCAGAATAATCTTCATGTGCCAGATCCAGTATGCAGTCAGAGTATCAAGAGACACGAGGCACAGATGTAAGGGTACACTCACAAAGTCAGTGAGGCATCAGCTGTGTCCAACAGGAATTTTCTTCGTCTGTTGGTGCAAAccactgtcactgtctgttGGTCAAGGCCCACCTAAAGGAAAACAACATTACAACTACTTCATTAGTCACATAACTAACATTATGCTCCATCCCCCTGGCTGTCATATCACGCTTGAGCCTACATAGTTGATGAATGTCATGTAATTATTGGTACACGGATCACACAGAGGACCATGTTGTTACAGTTGAGGCAATTGATGCTGCACTGCACGACTAAAACATACAACTCTCTACTGTACTTTATTAACTCATACATGTTTTGTAACTTTGAACGTTTGCTTTACATAACTGTAAGAggacaacatgaaaaataaagtcaaatctATGCAACAATAACAGCCCATAGCCTGGACAAATGAGAGTAAATGGCAAACCCCTGTTGTGCAGGATACTTACTGAAAGATAGTCCAACTCATTATAAGAAACAGCATCTTCTACTGTGTAGGGCTTCTCTGCTGCACCTGTGAAGAAAACCAAATGTCaatgtaaattatattttgccTTCAGAATAACCTTATCCTTTGCTAAAAATAGATACTCTCTGGGTTGCCAGTAAAGGTGGACACAGTGTATGGTTAGACGAAAAccatttgcaatttttttccttGGATAAAAATCAATATGCCCCAACTTATGATTTGAACCGTTGCACCTCATATTACCAAACAAAGCCAGTGCATGCTGGGTCTTTAGCCACCTACCTTTCCTCAGCAGGTAGATGTAACAGTCAGTCAGAAGCAGGTACAGGGGCTGCAGGTCCCCCTCCATGTGGCCTGTactcatcctcatcatctgaaaacagaaagataaatTGTGTAAAGTGTTAGAAAACCACCATATTCATCTGTCTCAAACACTCATGATGGGTTCTGGCAACTAGAAACCAGGTTGTAGCATGTTGCTACAAATATAGCAGATAGGCTGTATAGACTGTTATTttatagatatacagtatagtccgtcagcagatgttggttttcATCATTTATGACAAACCAGTCATTTGTATTACACTaaatacatctgcatttttttttccgtttacACAGTTGGGTTTAATGTGTGAAAAATTtgaatggtgtttttttttaactaatacCAGACAGATAAATTACTACAGCCTGAGTAAAAggattgaaaaacattttacaatctGAGCCTTGCAACATTTCGACTGAGCAACAATCTCCAAACCACTTCTTAGATGTCACAACAAGTATGAGTGAAACAACACCAAAACTGGTTCAAAGATGTAAAAAAGAGGATTGactttttacctctttttttcctcaaaaaagaCATGTTAAAATGCCATGACACAATATCTGCGCTTCTCTAAATTTTGTCATTCAACTATTAATGCTGCCATTAAAAGAAATGCTTTgcactttcacattttttcccaaagaatgaaaaaaataaaaataataataataataataataacaacaactttCTCTGTCTTCACCTTGAAGAGCTGCTCCTCATTCTCTCTGAATACATGGATCATGAGAAGAAGCAAGTGATTATTGTCCACCCTGAAATATCAAAAGTGAAGAACATTAGACACACATTAAATAACATTACGACAGCAAACAGCTCATTTTGAAGAAACTTCATACTTAAACTCTGCAGGGTGAGAACTTTCTGAGGGACTGAGCTTCTCCTcttgtagttgttgttgtgtttcctcAGTACATGTATTCTTGTCCGTATCCTCTCCTTGTAcgtccacctcctccttcaTGTCGGGCTCCTGTCCTGCTTGCGCTTTTGCCTCTCCTTCATCTTCAAGGCCACCTGAAAGAGTCTGCGATTGGCTATGCTCTGTAGAGTCATAGTGGCCACCACCTGTGGAAGCAGAGTCTGGACTGTTGGGGGTAAAGCAGCGTAAGTCTGTAGGTGTGGGAGAGGCCTGCTGGAACTTGGGGCCTCTGGACAGAGGGGAGCGGGAAGTCTCTCCTGGGGCTGGGTCAGGTGGCTCGCCCCCTGAATCCTCTCGAAAGGGCTGCTGTGCAGGGGGCTGGGGGCTCTGGTTACAGACTTCACtagttttctcctcttcctcctcagggTGCTCCCAGGCCTCCTCCCTATCCAGGGCCCCGTTGAGCCGGTCCATGACATCACGGAGGGGTTGGCCCACACTGTCCATGGAGGTGTCCGTCATCTCTGGGAGGCGTAGGAGGCCTACTACCTCATCCTCATCTCCTTCCTCCACAGCTTGTGACCCCATCCCGTTTCTCCTCAACTCTCCTTCATCATCCAGCTGAATTACAGTGCAGTTTAATGAATCCACATCCTCCGAGGCCAGGAGGCTGTTGTCCATTTCCATATGATCAGAGGAGACAGAGTTATGGATGCTGCAGCTGGAATCTGTGGAACCTTTCCCTCGTCGCTTCTTGGCCGGTTTCCTTCTTCTGGCCATCCTGGACAAAACACAGTGGTTAGCTGTGTTTCCTCGGTTTAAATACAATTTGATTAACTCTGCAGACACGATGTGAGCCTACTACTGAAGCTGTGGCTACTGTACCTGATGACCTCCAGCTCATTGCTGGTCCTCTCCGTGCCATCCCCAGGGGCAGTAGTGTTGTGGCGGCTGGCCACGTGAACTGGCGTGACATCGGCCGAGGTGTTGGTAGTGTTGGTGTCTGAGTCCTCGTTGAAGGGGTTGTGTCTGGATGTGGGGCTGTGTGGGGAAGGATGAGCTGCTACCTTCACCTTGACAGTGCTGGCAGAAAGGACCACTGTGTCGCTAATGACCGTTTGGGGATCTGAGCCACTGGATTGTGGGCAGCTGGCCTGGTCGGTCAGGTCACCCTCTATCATGAAAAGCCACAAGAAAAGACTGACTTAGTACAAAAGCAGCAGTTACATACATTTACTTCTACATATTGAAAGAAAGACACCCAAGTTTTGGCACCGTCTCGCTGGTAAATTGAGTGACAAGTTTTGCTTGAAATGTAATTAAGGGGAGAGTTGTTTCTATTCATAGGTTTccatacatacatgtattttcaTCAGTATGAAAAAGCTGACCAGCGACACAATGTCACAAAAGCTTTGTGTATTTCTTCATCAGCATCGCACACAATAAATGTTACGGACTGCAGTGTTCTTTGTAGTTCTTAAGCAGGGTCAGAGAGGCACAAAATGCAATGTTGAAGACATCAAGTAAGTACACAGGCAGCAGCTTTCTTTGCAGTGGCACAGGCCTAGGTCAAACATTACTAATGTAGCTTCTAGAGATTGGTCATGCACCACCAATACTTTAATAATAGAACTTCCACGAATCtctatttttttatgttttcattcatcatGAGTGGACTGCCTAAGGTATGGCATCGACCAAGTCACTAGAGACCTTCTGACATAATTCAAAAACAATCTCCCAATTTCTTTCATTCGTTTTCTACTAACTACGGTTATTAACACTTATGTGTTCATCAGAACtacaaaaaaatggacaaactTCAGCGAAGTTAAGGAGAAACTGGTCCAGTGGAAGGTAGGATGTAGTGCTTATCTAACATGATCTAGTTATTTCTACAAGCCAGGAAAAGGGACTTTGTTGATTTTGCATTAAAGCATTTGTACATGACAGAAAACTTAGGTGTGTCTCAGTCCCTCAAGCAAAGAATActataaaaaataagaataattaaAGGTCATCTATAAGAAAACAGACATGTACATAGTCCATGTGCATGTAACAGCGTACTGCAAACAGATGCTGTAGTAATACACAGCAATATGCACTCTTGACTTTCAGCAACTACTCTTGATTTTTACCTCACACTGCAGTTGAGCTGAACCTAGGCCAGTGCCACATATCACACAAGAAGAGAAGACATTACAAAAAAGCTACACCAGACAAACAAAGTCCACACAGTGTACTGGAGAAAGACTGGAAGAGGTGAGTACCAGTTGCATCAGCCATTCATCTTGCTGTGGTAGATAACAAGGCCAAGTGAGCATTAGGATCATTCCCCAGTAACACATGCAGAACAGGACAGAGAAAagttccacttttttttttttttaattacttgtgTTAATTTAACTCATAAAATGTTCATTAATAAAAGCTTCACTAAAATGGATTTGTGTGTCACATTTTACTACAGCTACTAATGTGtggcaaaagaaaatttttCAGTTACATCAACATTCATGTTTCATATCCAGGTTTAAGAGAAGGTAAACATTACCTTCTCCTATAATGGCAGAGGTTTGTACAATATTAAATTAAGCTTAAGCAGGGTCCCTTGCATCAAGCTAATTTTTACTTCCTCAGATCAGCAGTATTTTGTAACAGCTAGCTGCATTTTACAGTTAACATTTGTTATTACTGGCTAGAGTACCCAGCATGAATCAAGCACAAGCTGTGGGAGGGCCATGCGAGataggagggagggaaggaaagatggATGGGGGGGTTGACCAATGTCCCACCTTCCCAGTCTGCACTTTGCAATGACTGCAACACGGGGAAGATGTCACCAAAATCATAATCTAAAAAAAGGAGGGATAACATTCAACATTAGAGAGATGGAGTTGAGAGAGGAGATTGAGACAATggtacagaaacagaaaaataacatgacATATGGCATtccaaataactgaaaaatagaCAAGTGGGAACTAAAACAAGGGAACTGACTCAGTGCTCTGTGGAGAGTGATTGGGAAAGCATTGACTGGACACTGCATTCACCCCAATGAGAACACTCTGTAACCGTCTCTCTCTGCACACCATGTGATCCATTTGATAAAATGCACTTCAGTGTTTGTGAGTCACGAGAGTCTGCAAGGATCAATCCAACTTCTGCTTCCACATGCCATTGGGTTGAAATCACTGTATGAATTCATGCCAAAGCATATGAGTTTGTACTTGCACTCCAATGGGGCCAGACCACATTATGAACCCTAAAATAAAGGCTGCCATTCCCTGCATAGTCATTCAGTAGCAAACTAACAGTAATATAACAATAAGTGTCCAGATTAGAGCCATTTCACGTGGTAACAGCATATAGAACCAACATCGGATTTTGATGGTGCTAATTTAAAGAGGAGCAACACCGACTGGCCAGTCACAATTAACAGCCAGTACAGGCCCAAATGACTGTCAAACCAGTTAGGGCACCAGTTGCGTGCCCCTCTTTGAAAATAAGACAGTAACTGCTGATTAAGTGAAGCAGGGGAGCAAACAGAGAGGGAGTTATGAATAGGGAGCAAATGATAAATATAGGGGTTAGAGAACAATAGTGCAATTTACCTTCACTGGAGGGGGCTATGGCACTGTCATCCCACTCCAAGTTGGTGGAGGTGAGGGAAGTAAAGGAATGCAAGGACAAGCTGTCTGAACTGGGCAGCCTTTCCTCAAAGTCCAGCAGGTTCTGGGGTTTGTAGTATTCTGGCATGTAAGGGGCCACATCCAGATAGGGCACATCCTGACCCAACAGGACCCGACAAGATTGTTACTGACATGCTGCTAACACAAACCTTTGTATTGATATTGTAACGAAATAAATGCTAACCAGCTCCAGATCAAAGCGAATGAACTCCAGGCCTGACACCAGCGTGAGGAAGAGCGTGAGGTGGTCATGACTGCAGACCAGTGCATTCCTAGCGTAAAAGGAAATCACTTAACTTCACATGAATGACATTTACTTACCATAAAA includes:
- the plekhm2 gene encoding pleckstrin homology domain-containing family M member 2 isoform X4; its protein translation is MDQLKVKDRILENISLSVKKQNRQERNHVSLQLQSYFAACEDETPAIRNHDRVLQRLCEHLDHALLYGLQDISSGYWVLVLHFTRREAVRQIDELQHIATNLGRKGDLTDQASCPQSSGSDPQTVISDTVVLSASTVKVKVAAHPSPHSPTSRHNPFNEDSDTNTTNTSADVTPVHVASRHNTTAPGDGTERTSNELEVIRMARRRKPAKKRRGKGSTDSSCSIHNSVSSDHMEMDNSLLASEDVDSLNCTVIQLDDEGELRRNGMGSQAVEEGDEDEVVGLLRLPEMTDTSMDSVGQPLRDVMDRLNGALDREEAWEHPEEEEEKTSEVCNQSPQPPAQQPFREDSGGEPPDPAPGETSRSPLSRGPKFQQASPTPTDLRCFTPNSPDSASTGGGHYDSTEHSQSQTLSGGLEDEGEAKAQAGQEPDMKEEVDVQGEDTDKNTCTEETQQQLQEEKLSPSESSHPAEFKVDNNHLLLLMIHVFRENEEQLFKMMRMSTGHMEGDLQPLYLLLTDCYIYLLRKGAAEKPYTVEDAVSYNELDYLSVGLDQQTVTVVCTNRRRKFLLDTADASLTFWFLSVLKSAMVKGCREPPYPSVLTDATMEKLALTKFVSQESHCEVSEVSIQLYSLVHWEDPMDMTLSPQGGPPSSGVPSNTKEGTMHFRSGTTYLGKELWKSCYLVLSKGILNLYAERTDVIPLLSVTMGGEHCGGCRRSNSTERPHAFQVILTERPPLELSAYNEQDMADWMQLLCQSVSKGVIPQGLAPTPCIPCCLVVTDSKLLTCHQDCQTSFFRSLGSADICDVTTVSLEADKEYCVIEFAADRTQFLPPWVLYFSGCEERDRLLEVLRNTWKAVFQVDLPHRDVSDPSVQKRCSEALTLMKSAWQRADSLARGRAQREPWC
- the plekhm2 gene encoding pleckstrin homology domain-containing family M member 2 isoform X3, which gives rise to MDQLKVKDRILENISLSVKKQNRQERNHVSLQLQSYFAACEDETPAIRNHDRVLQRLCEHLDHALLYGLQDISSGYWVLVLHFTRREAVRQIDELQHIATNLGRSRAWLYLALSESSLESYLRLFQENQGLLQKYYFKNALVCSHDHLTLFLTLVSGLEFIRFDLELDVPYLDVAPYMPEYYKPQNLLDFEERLPSSDSLSLHSFTSLTSTNLEWDDSAIAPSSEEGDLTDQASCPQSSGSDPQTVISDTVVLSASTVKVKVAAHPSPHSPTSRHNPFNEDSDTNTTNTSADVTPVHVASRHNTTAPGDGTERTSNELEVIRMARRRKPAKKRRGKGSTDSSCSIHNSVSSDHMEMDNSLLASEDVDSLNCTVIQLDDEGELRRNGMGSQAVEEGDEDEVVGLLRLPEMTDTSMDSVGQPLRDVMDRLNGALDREEAWEHPEEEEEKTSEVCNQSPQPPAQQPFREDSGGEPPDPAPGETSRSPLSRGPKFQQASPTPTDLRCFTPNSPDSASTGGGHYDSTEHSQSQTLSGGLEDEGEAKAQAGQEPDMKEEVDVQGEDTDKNTCTEETQQQLQEEKLSPSESSHPAEFKVDNNHLLLLMIHVFRENEEQLFKMMRMSTGHMEGDLQPLYLLLTDCYIYLLRKGAAEKPYTVEDAVSYNELDYLSVGLDQQTVTVVCTNRRRKFLLDTADASLTFWFLSVLKSAMVKGCREPPYPSVLTDATMEKLALTKFVSQESHCEVSEVSIQLYSLVHWEDPMDMTLSPQGGPPSSGVPSNTKEGTMHFRSGTTYLGKELWKSCYLVLSKGILNLYAERTDVIPLLSVTMGGEHCGGCRRSNSTERPHAFQVILTERPPLELSAYNEQDMADWMQLLCQSVSKGVIPQGLAPTPCIPCCLVVTDSKLLTCHQDCQTSFFRSLGSADICDVTTVSLEADKEYCVIEFAADRTQFLPPWVLYFSGCEERDRLLEVLRNTWKAVFQVDLPHRDVSDPSVQKRCSEALTLMKSAWQRADSLARGRAQREPWC
- the plekhm2 gene encoding pleckstrin homology domain-containing family M member 2 isoform X1, producing the protein MDQLKVKDRILENISLSVKKQNRQERNHVSLQLQSYFAACEDETPAIRNHDRVLQRLCEHLDHALLYGLQDISSGYWVLVLHFTRREAVRQIDELQHIATNLGRSRAWLYLALSESSLESYLRLFQENQGLLQKYYFKNALVCSHDHLTLFLTLVSGLEFIRFDLELDVPYLDVAPYMPEYYKPQNLLDFEERLPSSDSLSLHSFTSLTSTNLEWDDSAIAPSSEDYDFGDIFPVLQSLQSADWEEGDLTDQASCPQSSGSDPQTVISDTVVLSASTVKVKVAAHPSPHSPTSRHNPFNEDSDTNTTNTSADVTPVHVASRHNTTAPGDGTERTSNELEVIRMARRRKPAKKRRGKGSTDSSCSIHNSVSSDHMEMDNSLLASEDVDSLNCTVIQLDDEGELRRNGMGSQAVEEGDEDEVVGLLRLPEMTDTSMDSVGQPLRDVMDRLNGALDREEAWEHPEEEEEKTSEVCNQSPQPPAQQPFREDSGGEPPDPAPGETSRSPLSRGPKFQQASPTPTDLRCFTPNSPDSASTGGGHYDSTEHSQSQTLSGGLEDEGEAKAQAGQEPDMKEEVDVQGEDTDKNTCTEETQQQLQEEKLSPSESSHPAEFKVDNNHLLLLMIHVFRENEEQLFKMMRMSTGHMEGDLQPLYLLLTDCYIYLLRKGAAEKPYTVEDAVSYNELDYLSVGLDQQTVTVVCTNRRRKFLLDTADASLTFWFLSVLKSAMVKGCREPPYPSVLTDATMEKLALTKFVSQESHCEVSEVSIQLYSLVHWEDPMDMTLSPQGGPPSSGVPSNTKEGTMHFRSGTTYLGKELWKSCYLVLSKGILNLYAERTDVIPLLSVTMGGEHCGGCRRSNSTERPHAFQVILTERPPLELSAYNEQDMADWMQLLCQSVSKGVIPQGLAPTPCIPCCLVVTDSKLLTCHQDCQTSFFRSLGSADICDVTTVSLEADKEYCVIEFAADRTQFLPPWVLYFSGCEERDRLLEVLRNTWKAVFQVDLPHRDVSDPSVQKRCSEALTLMKSAWQRADSLARGRAQREPWC
- the plekhm2 gene encoding pleckstrin homology domain-containing family M member 2 isoform X5, which encodes MPEYYKPQNLLDFEERLPSSDSLSLHSFTSLTSTNLEWDDSAIAPSSEDYDFGDIFPVLQSLQSADWEEGDLTDQASCPQSSGSDPQTVISDTVVLSASTVKVKVAAHPSPHSPTSRHNPFNEDSDTNTTNTSADVTPVHVASRHNTTAPGDGTERTSNELEVIRMARRRKPAKKRRGKGSTDSSCSIHNSVSSDHMEMDNSLLASEDVDSLNCTVIQLDDEGELRRNGMGSQAVEEGDEDEVVGLLRLPEMTDTSMDSVGQPLRDVMDRLNGALDREEAWEHPEEEEEKTSEVCNQSPQPPAQQPFREDSGGEPPDPAPGETSRSPLSRGPKFQQASPTPTDLRCFTPNSPDSASTGGGHYDSTEHSQSQTLSGGLEDEGEAKAQAGQEPDMKEEVDVQGEDTDKNTCTEETQQQLQEEKLSPSESSHPAEFKVDNNHLLLLMIHVFRENEEQLFKMMRMSTGHMEGDLQPLYLLLTDCYIYLLRKGAAEKPYTVEDAVSYNELDYLSVGLDQQTVTVVCTNRRRKFLLDTADASLTFWFLSVLKSAMVKGCREPPYPSVLTDATMEKLALTKFVSQESHCEVSEVSIQLYSLVHWEDPMDMTLSPQGGPPSSGVPSNTKEGTMHFRSGTTYLGKELWKSCYLVLSKGILNLYAERTDVIPLLSVTMGGEHCGGCRRSNSTERPHAFQVILTERPPLELSAYNEQDMADWMQLLCQSVSKGVIPQGLAPTPCIPCCLVVTDSKLLTCHQDCQTSFFRSLGSADICDVTTVSLEADKEYCVIEFAADRTQFLPPWVLYFSGCEERDRLLEVLRNTWKAVFQVDLPHRDVSDPSVQKRCSEALTLMKSAWQRADSLARGRAQREPWC
- the plekhm2 gene encoding pleckstrin homology domain-containing family M member 2 isoform X2, giving the protein MDQLKVKDRILENISLSVKKLQSYFAACEDETPAIRNHDRVLQRLCEHLDHALLYGLQDISSGYWVLVLHFTRREAVRQIDELQHIATNLGRSRAWLYLALSESSLESYLRLFQENQGLLQKYYFKNALVCSHDHLTLFLTLVSGLEFIRFDLELDVPYLDVAPYMPEYYKPQNLLDFEERLPSSDSLSLHSFTSLTSTNLEWDDSAIAPSSEDYDFGDIFPVLQSLQSADWEEGDLTDQASCPQSSGSDPQTVISDTVVLSASTVKVKVAAHPSPHSPTSRHNPFNEDSDTNTTNTSADVTPVHVASRHNTTAPGDGTERTSNELEVIRMARRRKPAKKRRGKGSTDSSCSIHNSVSSDHMEMDNSLLASEDVDSLNCTVIQLDDEGELRRNGMGSQAVEEGDEDEVVGLLRLPEMTDTSMDSVGQPLRDVMDRLNGALDREEAWEHPEEEEEKTSEVCNQSPQPPAQQPFREDSGGEPPDPAPGETSRSPLSRGPKFQQASPTPTDLRCFTPNSPDSASTGGGHYDSTEHSQSQTLSGGLEDEGEAKAQAGQEPDMKEEVDVQGEDTDKNTCTEETQQQLQEEKLSPSESSHPAEFKVDNNHLLLLMIHVFRENEEQLFKMMRMSTGHMEGDLQPLYLLLTDCYIYLLRKGAAEKPYTVEDAVSYNELDYLSVGLDQQTVTVVCTNRRRKFLLDTADASLTFWFLSVLKSAMVKGCREPPYPSVLTDATMEKLALTKFVSQESHCEVSEVSIQLYSLVHWEDPMDMTLSPQGGPPSSGVPSNTKEGTMHFRSGTTYLGKELWKSCYLVLSKGILNLYAERTDVIPLLSVTMGGEHCGGCRRSNSTERPHAFQVILTERPPLELSAYNEQDMADWMQLLCQSVSKGVIPQGLAPTPCIPCCLVVTDSKLLTCHQDCQTSFFRSLGSADICDVTTVSLEADKEYCVIEFAADRTQFLPPWVLYFSGCEERDRLLEVLRNTWKAVFQVDLPHRDVSDPSVQKRCSEALTLMKSAWQRADSLARGRAQREPWC